A genomic region of Arachis stenosperma cultivar V10309 chromosome 9, arast.V10309.gnm1.PFL2, whole genome shotgun sequence contains the following coding sequences:
- the LOC130948927 gene encoding putative F-box/FBD/LRR-repeat protein At5g22610 produces the protein MDQISGLPEAILHDILARLPDRDSARTSALSKAWRETWSTFPILSICSDQLFRSQDVTVDNYHSKIDKVIDYVGRKSLRLRDLGLAIKEFKLIMDYVDHKCMAHHVDLWMKMAIESGGEVLHLQLGLPGYYVGRYSPDRLYELPLSVIESKSLTKLVLIGGIRVEQAFLTHSIKLYSVRIIKLCNLVFADEGIIERLISHCPLIEDLTVVDCAVYNPPISGIPQVFAFSLVESLFLHGLHKLKKAYVQGMREVYIGAPNLESLRYNNLHPDASFKLNLDSCTNLKWLCLWDLKSIDFRNK, from the coding sequence ATGGACCAAATATCTGGTTTGCCAGAAGCTATACTTCATGACATTCTCGCAAGGCTTCCAGACAGAGATTCTGCCAGGACTAGTGCTTTATCAAAGGCTTGGAGAGAAACATGGTCTACGTTTCCGATATTGTCTATTTGCAGCGATCAACTTTTTAGGAGTCAAGATGTAACGGTAGACAATTATCATAGCAAAATAGACAAAGTTATTGACTATGTTGGGAGAAAATCGCTGAGGCTCCGTGACCTAGGCTTAGCAATCAAAGAATTCAAGCTCATCATGGACTATGTAGACCATAAGTGCATGGCCCACCATGTTGATCTATGGATGAAGATGGCTATTGAAAGTGGTGGCGAAGTATTACATTTACAGCTTGGCCTCCCTGGTTACTATGTAGGGAGATACAGTCCGGACAGGCTTTATGAGCTTCCACTCAGTGTCATTGAATCCAAATCACTTACTAAGTTGGTGTTGATAGGCGGAATCAGAGTTGAGCAAGCATTCCTCACCCATTCCATCAAGCTTTACTCAGTGAGAATAATAAAACTATGCAATCTAGTTTTTGCAGATGAAGGGATTATAGAGCGTCTCATTTCTCATTGTCCTCTAATTGAAGATTTAACGGTGGTCGATTGTGCTGTATATAACCCTCCAATTAGCGGAATTCCTCAAGTGTTTGCGTTCAGTCTTGTGGAATCACTATTCTTGCATGGTTTACATAAGCTCAAGAAAGCTTATGTTCAAGGAATGCGGGAAGTATATATTGGTGCTCCAAATCTTGAGAGCTTACGTTATAATAATCTTCATCCAGATGCATCTTTCAAGCTGAATTTAGATAGTTGCACAAATTTGAAATGGTTGTGCTTATGGGATTTGAAGAGCATTGATTTTAGaaacaaataa
- the LOC130948926 gene encoding uncharacterized protein LOC130948926 yields the protein MSKRINISSAQLKVLKLSYCSNLEELNIDARNLLSFAYEGVGNNQPGISFQKSSNQLEVNCLFTVVDFRDLCSLRKFVENIKPQKIWASVSLFICWPVLIKPKQGALQVSSIPPTIKRLELEFSPENEPYYFPFMNYLLSSCCPNSISLSFRYYVHSKAFIEFLYEILMGRKEEKCHCSSSNTKCWWHALKIVKVICSFKVDENADFKTMLDALPTCYADENIGFILEL from the exons ATGTCTAAGAGGATTAATATTTCAAGTGCTCAACTCAAGGTCTTGAAGTTATCATACTGCTCTAACTTGGAGGAGCTTAACATTGATGCTCGAAATTTATTATCATTTGCGTATGAGGGTGTGGGAAACAACCAACCTGGTATATCTTTTCAGAAAAGTTCTAATCAATTGGAAGTCAATTGTCTTTTTACGGTTGTGGATTTTCGGGACCTTTGTAGCTTGAGGAAATTTGTCGAAAACATTAAACCCCAAAAGATTTGGGCATCAGTCTCCCTCTTTATCTGTTGGCCAGTTCTA ATTAAACCAAAGCAGGGTGCATTGCAAGTTTCATCTATTCCTCCAACTATAAAACGCTTGGAATTAGAGTTTTCTCCGGAAAATGAACCTTACTATTTCCCTTTTATGAATTACTTGCTTTCAAGTTGCTGCCCGAATTCTATTTCATTGAGTTTTCGCTATTATGTTCATAGTAAAGCATTCATTGAG TTTTTGTATGAGATACTGATGGGAAGAAAGGAAGAGAAGTGCCACTGCAGTTCAAGTAATACAAAATGTTGGTGGCATGCCTTGAagattgtcaaggttatttgttCGTTCAAGGTTGATGAGAACGCTGACTTTAAGACCATGTTAGATGCATTGCCAACATGTTATGCTGATGAAAATATTGGTTTTATCTTAGAATTGTAA